The proteins below come from a single Pedobacter aquae genomic window:
- a CDS encoding glycosyltransferase, whose protein sequence is MKTYFIEEPFFDADEPYFSVENKLPGLWVCTPHLPAGLEEEEINNLLTSFLSNFLSQKDLEDFAFWYYTPMALAFTDKFRPKLTIYDCMDELSAFKFAPKELKILEKKLIERADIIFTGGHSLYEAKKHLHANIHPFPSSIEKEHFQKARTIKTHPVDQQQIVGPKIGFYGVIDERFDIELIEAIATEKPDWQIVLIGPVVKIDPATLPKNKNIHYLGQKSYAELPAYLSGWDVALIPFMLNESTRFISPTKTPEYLAAGVPVVSSAIRDVVKPYGVKNFVHIANYNAEFIEAISIELGQKDKSEWLAKVDAFLADNSWDNTCQNMQELMLKTLNSKQNISIAS, encoded by the coding sequence ATGAAAACCTATTTTATAGAGGAACCATTTTTTGATGCCGATGAACCTTATTTCTCTGTTGAAAATAAACTGCCCGGCTTATGGGTTTGCACACCACATTTGCCAGCAGGTTTAGAAGAAGAGGAAATCAATAATTTATTAACAAGCTTTTTAAGTAATTTCTTATCGCAAAAAGATTTAGAAGATTTTGCTTTTTGGTACTATACCCCAATGGCATTAGCTTTTACGGATAAATTTAGACCAAAACTTACCATATACGATTGTATGGATGAATTATCAGCTTTTAAATTTGCGCCAAAAGAGCTAAAAATTTTAGAGAAAAAACTGATAGAAAGAGCCGATATTATTTTCACCGGAGGCCATTCTTTGTACGAGGCTAAAAAGCATTTACATGCTAACATTCATCCTTTCCCAAGCAGCATAGAAAAAGAGCATTTTCAAAAAGCCAGAACTATAAAAACACACCCGGTAGACCAACAACAAATTGTAGGTCCTAAAATTGGTTTTTATGGCGTAATAGATGAACGTTTTGATATTGAGCTTATTGAAGCCATTGCAACAGAAAAACCAGATTGGCAAATTGTTTTGATAGGCCCAGTAGTTAAAATAGACCCTGCAACTTTACCAAAAAACAAAAACATCCATTATTTAGGGCAAAAAAGTTATGCCGAATTACCAGCTTATCTTTCTGGATGGGATGTAGCTTTAATTCCTTTTATGTTAAACGAGTCTACCAGATTTATCAGCCCAACTAAAACCCCTGAATATTTGGCTGCTGGCGTACCTGTGGTATCATCGGCTATAAGAGATGTGGTTAAACCTTATGGCGTGAAAAACTTTGTACATATAGCTAACTACAATGCCGAATTTATTGAGGCTATTTCAATAGAACTTGGTCAAAAAGATAAATCAGAATGGTTAGCAAAAGTAGACGCTTTTTTAGCAGATAACTCTTGGGATAATACTTGCCAAAATATGCAAGAACTCATGTTGAAAACCCTTAACAGTAAACAAAATATATCTATAGCCAGCTAA
- a CDS encoding sugar-binding domain-containing protein: MIKITPTHPNYGLSKSKDENSLDENFISPLPRAVIRPNHFILLDGEWKFSVDPENVGLQESWYVNHDFKYTAQWPGSVEEHIKNGLQSDVSWYDKYVVWYERSFPKPVLPKEDIHPSSQLQLTFGACGYETQVWLNGHHLKTIDGEDIHYGEYTSFSYELDEMLLQANNRITVRIAVSMDADIPRGKQESHVYKRGGIWYQTYTGAVRSIWLETVERNRLRSRVGVVSVVEDNLVRFNFTTRIHDPGLYTIKLKVYHKKQESEEPIAIDEFPLRLSAGEKQQRLVMEIPEAKYWSPVTPHLYRLVAQLVDTHGYAAEIETHFGLRKIEARGSCVYLNNQRIYLDGILYQPGTATYEEIKRHMYAMKELGCNLVRIHIAGVDPRIYKIADKIGLLLWVEVPSPHSSSHKSRINHQEELHRMLALIETHPSVVIWSLYNEDWGAQDIASNIETRNYIMDRYHFMQIEHPQFLVVDNDGWQHISYQGRLKSDLLTAHLYTADLEKWKEMLDSLISGQIDHVAVLPLVVGDPFFYRKQVPLLVSEWGGFGFADYGGPQDAAQRETFIKQFKTELRKRGIAGDVYTQATNIEDEKNGIIDFKTGALDVAAGLLNSNNL; the protein is encoded by the coding sequence ATGATTAAAATAACCCCTACACACCCTAATTACGGATTATCAAAAAGTAAAGATGAAAACTCCTTAGATGAAAACTTTATAAGTCCTTTGCCAAGAGCAGTTATACGTCCAAATCATTTTATTTTATTAGATGGCGAGTGGAAATTTTCTGTCGACCCAGAGAATGTAGGTTTACAAGAAAGCTGGTATGTAAATCATGATTTTAAATATACCGCCCAATGGCCTGGAAGCGTAGAAGAGCATATCAAAAATGGTTTACAATCTGATGTAAGTTGGTACGATAAGTATGTGGTATGGTACGAAAGAAGCTTTCCTAAGCCTGTTTTGCCTAAAGAAGATATACATCCATCATCGCAACTGCAATTGACCTTTGGCGCTTGTGGTTATGAAACTCAAGTTTGGTTAAACGGTCATCATTTAAAAACTATTGATGGTGAGGATATACATTATGGCGAATACACCTCTTTTTCTTATGAATTGGATGAGATGCTTTTGCAAGCCAATAACCGCATTACGGTAAGAATTGCGGTTAGTATGGATGCAGATATCCCCCGAGGGAAACAAGAATCTCATGTTTACAAAAGAGGCGGCATTTGGTATCAAACTTATACTGGGGCGGTTAGAAGTATATGGCTAGAAACAGTAGAAAGAAACAGGTTACGCTCTAGAGTAGGTGTGGTAAGTGTTGTTGAGGATAATTTGGTGAGGTTTAATTTCACTACTCGCATACACGACCCGGGTTTGTACACCATCAAACTTAAAGTTTACCATAAAAAGCAAGAAAGCGAAGAGCCAATTGCTATAGATGAGTTTCCTTTACGCTTAAGTGCAGGAGAAAAACAACAAAGGTTAGTCATGGAAATTCCTGAAGCTAAGTATTGGTCGCCAGTAACACCACACTTATACCGCTTGGTGGCACAATTGGTAGATACTCATGGTTATGCCGCAGAAATAGAAACGCATTTCGGGTTGAGGAAAATAGAAGCTCGGGGCTCTTGTGTTTACCTCAATAACCAGAGAATTTATTTAGATGGCATCCTTTATCAGCCCGGTACTGCTACTTATGAGGAAATAAAAAGGCATATGTATGCCATGAAAGAACTGGGTTGTAACTTGGTGAGAATTCATATTGCTGGCGTAGACCCTCGTATCTATAAAATTGCCGATAAAATTGGTCTTTTACTTTGGGTAGAAGTACCTAGTCCGCATAGTTCTAGCCATAAAAGTCGTATAAATCATCAAGAAGAACTGCATCGGATGCTGGCTTTAATAGAAACGCATCCATCTGTTGTGATATGGAGTTTGTATAATGAGGATTGGGGCGCACAAGATATTGCCAGTAACATAGAAACTCGTAATTACATCATGGATAGGTATCATTTTATGCAGATAGAACACCCTCAGTTTTTAGTTGTTGATAATGATGGTTGGCAACATATTTCTTATCAAGGCCGCTTAAAAAGCGATTTATTAACAGCTCATTTATATACAGCTGATTTAGAGAAGTGGAAAGAAATGCTAGATAGTTTAATTTCAGGTCAGATAGACCACGTAGCAGTTTTACCGTTGGTAGTTGGCGATCCGTTTTTTTACCGTAAACAAGTGCCTTTATTGGTGAGCGAGTGGGGTGGTTTTGGCTTTGCTGATTATGGTGGACCTCAAGATGCCGCACAGCGAGAAACTTTTATCAAACAGTTTAAAACCGAATTAAGAAAAAGAGGAATTGCTGGCGATGTTTATACGCAAGCTACCAATATTGAAGACGAGAAGAATGGTATTATTGATTTTAAAACCGGTGCTTTAGATGTGGCTGCTGGTTTGTTAAATTCTAACAACTTATAA
- the uxuA gene encoding mannonate dehydratase, whose protein sequence is MALEKTWRWFGAKDSIQLSDLKQFGVEGIVTALHHIKGGAVWPIDEILKVKQEIESHGMRWSVVESLPVSEEIKICSPKRAELIENYKTSLRNLAACGLDTVCYNFMPVLDWARTSLHYTHESGAESMLYNHETFAAFDIFILARPHAAQDYPIEVVEKAKAIFDGMSEDEQNTLAFNIIVVTQGFINGTVDNAATFKQDFLYYLSRYSHIDKAILRDHLSLFLEDVLPVAEECGIQLCIHPDDPPFPLLGLPRIASTEEDFEWLFNQHTSLNNGLTFCSGSLSVREDNDLVAIAKRFAERIHFVHLRNIKKLGERSFYESAHLDGVVDMYSVLKVLLEEQRRRIAEGRKDTRMPFRPDHGLKILDDFNKKSNPGYPLIGRMKGLCEIAGLEMGIEKGLEVWS, encoded by the coding sequence ATGGCATTAGAAAAAACCTGGCGCTGGTTTGGAGCTAAAGATTCTATACAATTATCAGATTTAAAGCAATTTGGCGTAGAAGGTATTGTTACTGCCCTACATCATATTAAAGGTGGTGCTGTTTGGCCTATAGATGAAATTTTAAAAGTTAAGCAGGAAATAGAAAGCCATGGTATGCGTTGGAGCGTGGTAGAAAGCCTTCCTGTTTCTGAAGAAATTAAAATTTGTAGCCCCAAAAGAGCCGAATTGATAGAGAATTATAAAACTTCTTTGCGAAACTTAGCAGCATGCGGTTTGGATACGGTTTGCTATAATTTTATGCCGGTGCTAGATTGGGCTCGTACGAGCTTGCATTATACGCATGAAAGCGGAGCAGAATCTATGCTGTACAACCACGAAACTTTTGCTGCTTTTGATATTTTTATTCTTGCCAGACCTCATGCCGCACAAGACTATCCTATAGAAGTTGTTGAAAAAGCAAAAGCCATTTTTGATGGGATGAGTGAGGATGAACAAAACACCCTTGCTTTTAACATCATTGTGGTAACCCAAGGCTTTATTAATGGTACTGTTGATAATGCCGCAACCTTCAAACAGGATTTCCTATACTACTTAAGCAGGTATTCGCATATTGATAAAGCTATTTTAAGAGACCATCTATCATTATTTTTGGAAGATGTTTTACCTGTTGCAGAGGAATGTGGTATTCAATTATGTATCCACCCAGATGATCCTCCTTTCCCTTTATTAGGTTTACCTAGAATTGCCAGCACCGAAGAAGATTTTGAATGGTTGTTTAACCAGCATACTTCTTTAAACAATGGCTTAACTTTTTGCAGTGGTTCTTTATCTGTAAGAGAAGATAATGATTTGGTAGCTATTGCTAAACGTTTTGCTGAGCGTATCCATTTTGTACACCTCAGAAATATTAAAAAACTTGGTGAAAGAAGTTTTTACGAATCGGCACATTTAGATGGTGTGGTTGATATGTATAGCGTTTTAAAAGTTTTATTAGAAGAACAAAGAAGAAGAATTGCAGAAGGTAGAAAAGATACCCGTATGCCTTTTAGACCAGACCACGGCTTAAAAATATTAGACGATTTTAATAAAAAAAGTAATCCCGGTTATCCATTAATTGGGCGTATGAAAGGACTTTGTGAAATTGCAGGCTTAGAAATGGGAATTGAAAAGGGCTTAGAAGTATGGAGTTGA
- a CDS encoding DUF4982 domain-containing protein, producing the protein MKFKLPLYLFCCFATFAFAQPRQEFVLKTGWKFSRGTHAQAYEKGFNDAKWEKINIPHDWAINNPFDKEVDKQVVAIEQNGEKTASEKTGRTGALPHVGEAWYRNNFNLPTLTKNQKVIILFEGAMSEPKVYLNGQKVGEWNYGYNYFYFDISQQVQQGANLLAVHLTNREKSSRWYPGAGLYRNVKIIIKEETSIEQWGTFITTPMITDNEAKVNIKTKVNGENLILKTIILNAKGDTIATKVTDEAFSKEFDQNLLLKQPQLWSPEQPYLYTAISKLYAKGVLKDELRTKFGVRSIAFDPNKGFSLNGQVRKFKGVCLHHDLGPLGAAVNIAAMRRQLRILKDMGCDAIRSSHNMPSREQLELCDEMGFMFLAESFDEWAKAKVANGYHRFFKTDAEKDIVNLVRATRNHSSIVMWSSGNEVPDQFGSDGAKLAKWLQDIFHKEDPTRPVTVGMDQVKATMASGFGAVMDIPGLNYRTHLYEDAYKAFPQRLILGSETGSTVSSRGVYKFPVVKASDKQHDDYQCSSYDLEYCRWSNLPEDDFVLEDTKPWVIGQFVWTGFDYLGEPTPYDDKWPSRSSYFGICDLAGLPKDRYYLYRSKWNTRDTTLHILPHWNWEGREGQTTPIFVYTNFKSAELFINGKSMGVQRKNKSSLQHQYRLMWMDVKYEPGTVKVVAFDDDGKVAAEKTMVTAGKPHRLVLEPDRKTIHADGDDIAFVTVSVVDKDGNPCPTANNQLNFKVKGEGVFKAVCNGDATSLEQFNLPTMKLFSGKLVLLVQSLKKAGKIELLVSGGGLKDGVLALSSE; encoded by the coding sequence ATGAAATTTAAGTTACCGCTATACTTATTTTGTTGCTTCGCTACTTTTGCTTTTGCCCAACCCAGACAAGAATTTGTTTTAAAAACAGGATGGAAATTTTCTAGAGGAACCCATGCGCAAGCTTATGAAAAAGGTTTTAATGATGCTAAATGGGAGAAAATCAATATCCCACATGATTGGGCCATAAACAACCCTTTTGATAAAGAGGTAGATAAGCAAGTAGTGGCTATTGAGCAAAATGGAGAGAAAACTGCAAGCGAGAAAACAGGTAGAACAGGTGCTTTACCTCATGTTGGTGAGGCTTGGTACAGAAATAATTTTAATTTACCCACTCTTACTAAAAACCAAAAAGTGATCATTCTTTTTGAAGGTGCCATGAGCGAGCCAAAGGTTTACCTAAACGGCCAAAAGGTGGGCGAATGGAACTATGGCTACAATTATTTTTATTTTGATATTAGCCAGCAGGTACAACAAGGCGCTAATCTTTTAGCAGTACATTTAACCAACCGAGAAAAATCATCAAGATGGTACCCAGGAGCAGGCTTGTACCGAAATGTAAAAATCATCATCAAAGAAGAAACCAGTATAGAGCAATGGGGCACTTTTATCACCACGCCAATGATTACTGATAACGAGGCAAAAGTGAATATAAAAACCAAAGTTAATGGTGAAAATCTGATATTAAAAACCATCATTCTAAATGCTAAAGGCGATACCATAGCAACTAAAGTTACAGATGAAGCTTTTTCAAAAGAGTTTGACCAAAATTTATTACTAAAACAGCCTCAATTATGGAGTCCGGAGCAGCCTTATTTATATACTGCCATAAGTAAATTATATGCTAAAGGTGTTTTAAAGGATGAATTGCGTACAAAATTTGGTGTCAGAAGTATTGCTTTTGACCCTAATAAAGGCTTTAGCTTAAATGGCCAAGTGCGTAAATTTAAAGGAGTTTGTTTACACCACGATTTAGGACCTTTAGGTGCTGCGGTAAATATTGCTGCCATGCGTAGGCAGTTAAGAATATTGAAAGATATGGGTTGCGATGCCATTAGAAGTTCACATAATATGCCTTCTAGAGAGCAGCTAGAGCTTTGTGATGAGATGGGCTTTATGTTTTTAGCAGAAAGTTTTGATGAATGGGCTAAAGCAAAAGTAGCCAATGGTTATCATCGTTTTTTTAAAACAGATGCTGAAAAGGATATTGTGAATTTGGTTAGGGCTACCAGAAATCACTCTAGTATTGTAATGTGGAGCTCTGGTAACGAGGTGCCAGACCAATTTGGTTCTGATGGAGCTAAACTTGCCAAGTGGTTGCAAGATATTTTTCATAAAGAAGATCCCACTCGTCCGGTTACGGTAGGGATGGATCAGGTGAAAGCCACTATGGCCAGCGGTTTTGGTGCTGTTATGGATATCCCGGGCTTAAATTACCGTACACATTTGTATGAAGATGCTTATAAAGCTTTTCCACAACGTTTAATTTTAGGTTCTGAGACAGGTTCTACCGTAAGCTCAAGAGGGGTTTATAAATTTCCGGTTGTTAAAGCTAGCGATAAGCAGCATGATGATTATCAATGCTCTTCTTACGATTTAGAATATTGCAGATGGTCTAATTTACCCGAAGATGATTTTGTTTTAGAAGATACCAAACCTTGGGTTATTGGGCAGTTTGTGTGGACAGGTTTTGATTATTTAGGCGAGCCAACACCTTATGATGATAAGTGGCCATCAAGAAGTTCTTATTTTGGTATTTGTGATTTAGCGGGCTTACCTAAAGACCGTTATTATTTATACCGCAGTAAGTGGAATACCCGTGATACTACTTTACATATTTTACCACATTGGAACTGGGAAGGAAGGGAAGGGCAAACAACACCAATTTTTGTCTATACCAATTTTAAAAGTGCCGAGCTTTTTATTAATGGCAAAAGTATGGGCGTACAGCGTAAAAATAAGAGCAGTCTGCAACACCAATACCGCTTAATGTGGATGGATGTAAAGTACGAACCGGGAACTGTCAAAGTTGTGGCCTTTGATGATGATGGAAAGGTAGCGGCAGAAAAAACAATGGTAACAGCGGGTAAGCCTCATCGTCTTGTATTAGAACCCGACCGTAAGACTATCCATGCCGATGGTGATGATATTGCTTTTGTAACCGTTTCTGTAGTTGATAAGGATGGAAATCCTTGTCCTACGGCTAACAACCAATTAAATTTTAAAGTAAAAGGAGAAGGTGTTTTTAAAGCCGTTTGTAATGGCGATGCTACTTCATTAGAGCAGTTTAACCTACCCACCATGAAACTGTTTAGTGGTAAGTTGGTGTTGTTGGTACAATCGTTAAAAAAAGCTGGTAAAATAGAGCTTTTAGTAAGTGGTGGAGGATTGAAAGATGGTGTTTTAGCGCTTAGTAGTGAGTAG
- a CDS encoding carbohydrate-binding family 9-like protein translates to MTKKIVIPEAQELNFLSDIQLVSAALDQQTKHQIADTVWPNSNYKGLCTVATLYTANMLALKYEVQENDYLARYTNPNEPVYSDSCVEFFIAFDDSGYYNFEFNANGACLAQFGTSKHNREFILAADIRKIKMQKSFKQDQNGKLPYSWELTILLPLQVFSHHQLQTLKGKHCKANFYKCGDDLAYPHFFCWNKVENREPNFHLPAYFGELVFAS, encoded by the coding sequence ATGACTAAAAAGATTGTCATACCAGAAGCACAAGAACTTAATTTTTTAAGTGATATACAGCTTGTATCTGCGGCATTAGATCAGCAAACAAAGCATCAAATAGCCGATACCGTTTGGCCCAACTCAAACTATAAAGGTTTATGTACTGTGGCTACACTTTATACTGCCAATATGTTGGCCTTAAAATACGAAGTACAGGAGAATGATTATCTAGCAAGGTATACCAACCCAAACGAACCGGTTTACAGTGACAGCTGCGTAGAGTTTTTTATAGCTTTTGATGATAGTGGTTATTATAATTTCGAGTTTAACGCTAACGGAGCTTGTTTAGCCCAGTTTGGTACAAGTAAGCATAACAGAGAGTTTATTTTAGCTGCTGATATTCGTAAAATAAAAATGCAGAAAAGCTTTAAGCAAGATCAGAATGGTAAACTTCCCTACAGCTGGGAGCTTACGATTTTATTACCATTACAAGTTTTTAGTCATCACCAATTACAAACTTTAAAAGGTAAACACTGTAAAGCTAATTTTTATAAATGTGGTGATGATTTAGCTTATCCTCATTTTTTCTGTTGGAACAAAGTAGAAAATAGAGAACCTAATTTTCATTTACCAGCCTATTTTGGTGAGCTTGTTTTTGCATCATGA